The genomic interval ATACGAGGCGACGATGAGACGAGTCGGCGAGGGCTTCCCCCTCAAACGAGCCATCCCATTTCTGGCCTTACCGCTTACTTTCTTACTCCTGTGCGGTCAGCTAGAAGCCCAAGCCTCGCGCCCTAACGTCAAGTTCTTCTACAAGGCGGGCAAGGTCGTCCGCCAAGAGATGGATAAGGACCGAGACGGCCGGACGGATGTCTGGTTCATGTATGAGCAAGGCGTGCTCATCAGGCAGGAGGAGGATACCGACGGCAACGGCCGAGCCGATGTATGGTATCACTACGAAGGAAACCGGCTCAAAAAGCAAGAGAAGGACAGCAATGGGGACGGCAAGCCCGATGCCTGGTATTTCCTCAATGAACGAGGGGACCTTGAGAGGACATGGAAAGATACCAACTACGACCGAAAAGTTGACCGCTTCGGCTACTACGAGCGAGGGCGTCTCGTTCGCCAAGAAGGCGATACCAACGCAGACGGAAAGGTGGACCTCCTCGTCCATTACAACGCCGCCGGGAAGGTTATCAAGCGGCAGGAGGCGACGGGCAAGACGGGGGAGCTCAATTTCACGGCCATTTACAATAGCGCCGGCCAGCCGATACGGGACGAAGAGGATACCAATGGCGATGGGTTTCCTGACATCATCCACTACTACAAGAACGGTCAGCTCCAGCGGCGCCTGGACGATACGAACGGGGACGGGAAGATCAACCTCTGGAGCTTCTTCATGGGCGGCCAAATGGTCAGGCGGGAGGCCGACACGAGTAAGGACGGCCGGGCCAACGTAATCACCCACTACCGGAATAAGCAGCTGCTGAAACAGGAAGAGGACACCAACGGCGACGGTAAAATGGATGTCGTCTTTCTCTACGAGGGGGGCAAGATTGCACAGCGCAAAGAAGATACTAACCACGATGGGCACTTTGACCTAACGGCATTATACCGGGGCGAAAAAGTGGTCAAGGAGGTGAGCGACCTCGACGCCGACGGCAGGCCCAATGTCTCGACCTACTACGAGGGCGGCAAAATTGCTCGCGTCGAGGAAGACACCAACGGCGACGGCCGGATCGACCTTACAAGCTTCTACAAGGGTGGCGTGCGGGTGCGCCGGGAGGTGGACTCCGACAAGGACGGCCGGGTGGACCAATGGGAGACCTATAAGGCTAAGAAGTTGGTCCTCCAGGAGGTCGATAAGAACAGGGATGGCAAAAAAGACGTTATAGTCCACTATGATAGAGGCGTCGTCACCCGCCGGGAGGTCGACTCCAACAGGGACGGCCGCTTCGATATCGTAACCTACTACAAGGGGGGCAAGGTCTCGCGCCAGGAGGAGGACAAAAACGGCGACGGCACCTTCGAATTTGTTATCTACTACCGGGCTGGCAAGATTTCCCAACAGGAGGAAGACAAAAACGGGGACGGCAGCGTGGATCTCTGGAGCTATTTCATCGGAGACCGGCTTGATAAGCAGGAGAAGGATTCCAACGGCGACGGCAAGGCCGATCTCTGGTTTTTCATGAACCAGGCAGGCAACCTAGAGCGCCATTGGAAGGATACCAACTTCGACGGGAAGCAAGACGTCTGGGTCTCCTATAGCGGGGGCAAGAAGGTCAAACAGGAGGCCGACACCGACTTTGACGGCGAGGTCGACCTCGTGCTGACCTATTCGGACAACGAACGGCTCGCCAAGCGGGAGGAGCGCCGTCGTAAGGAGGGCATGCTCGTCTCCTTTTATGATCGCTGGGGCAACCTGGAGCGGGAGGAGGAGGACAGAGACGAAGACGGACGCCCTGATGCCATCTATCACTACAATGGCAAGAAGCTCGTCAGGGCCGAAGAGGCGAGAAAGGGCAAGGGCCGGATCGACCGCTGGTCGTATTACAAGAACAACCTCCTGGTTCGTCAGGAAGACGACACCGACGGCGACGGAAAGCCCGACCTCAAGAGCTTCTTTAGGAACAAGGTTTTGGTTCGTGTCGAGCAGGACCCCGATGAGGACGGGCGACCAAATGTGACGCAGCACTTGAAGAGGGGCAAGATCGTGCGGGAAGAGCGCGATGCCAACGGCGACGGAAAGCCCGATCTCGTTCTCGAATATAAGGACGAGAAGCTGGTCAAGAAATCAGAGGACACCGACTTTGACGGGCGCCCCAACGCCGTCTCCCACTACGAGGGCGGGGCTTTAGTCCTCCTTGAGGAAGATACAAACAAGGACGGCCAATTTGACGTCGTCTCCCACTACGAGGGCAAGAAGCTCGTCAGTCAAGAGGCCGACAGCAATCACGACGGCCGAATAGATAGATGGAATTACTATAAGCGCGGAAAGCTCTCCCGCCATGAGGAAGACGACAACGGCGATGGTCGACCCGACAGGCGGTGGACTTACGACTCCAAGGGCCAAATTACGAGCCTCGAGACCCTTTGAGGCATCAATCACGCGAATTCCCCCTCGGATAAAATTTTAAGCAGAATTCGAAAATCCCGAAAAAAGCTGGTATTCGGAAATTCCCGGAAAATCCCGGGAAATCCAGATAAAAAAGTAGGCTAGGCGGAAAATCGCGGAAAATCGCGGAAAAAAAGGAGGGTAGCGGAAAGGGCGAAAAAATTACGAAACTGGCGTGAGGGTATTATTGAACCGCGACGCCGATGTCGCGGATCTGAGCGTCTTTGACGAAGCCCATGACCTTGACCACGTCACCGTAGGGCAGACGTTTGTCGGCCTTGATAATTGCGCTACCTCTTTTCGCCGTCTTCATCTGCCGCTTTAGCTCGACCTCCAGCTCATCAAAAGTAACAAGCTTGCCGTTCAGGTGAATCCTCTTATCGATGCCCATCTCGATGATAAACGACTTGACCTTCTCGATGACCTGGGCCGCCTTGGCTTCTGGCAGCTGAATGTCAAGCCGGCGGGTGAAGTCAATAAAGGCCGTCGAGACCATGAAGAAGATGAGGAGGAGGAATATGACGTCTATCAGTGGGGTGAGCTGGAGGCTGTAGTCTTCCTCCGCTTCTTTACGAAACTGCATGGCCTAGCCCTCTTCCTTGGCAACCTCTTTTGCTCGGTAGGCAAGCTCCTCGAGGAGCTTCAAGCTGATCTCTTCCATCTCAAAGACGTACTTGTCGACCCTGCCCCTGAAGACGTGGTAGAGAGCCAGGGCGGGGATTCCGACGACGAGCCCCGAGGCCGTGGTGATTAGAGCCTCGGCGATACCTCCGGCGACGAGGCCCGGGTTTCCGGTGCCGCTTTGAGAAATGACGTTGAACGCCTTGATCATCCCCATCACCGTGCCTAGAAGCCCGAGCATCGGCGCCAGGTTCGCTATGGCGCCAAGGACCCGCAGGTTCGATACCAGCAGCCCCGCCTCGTGGTTTCCGGCTCCTTCAATAGCCCGCTCCATCTCTAAAAACCCGTACTCAAAACGCATGAGGCCTCCCCTCAGAATCCGGGCGATGGAGATGTCCCACTCCTGACAGGCCTCAATGGCTTTCGACACATCGTGGCGATACCAGTGGCGCTGGATATCTTCGAGAAATTCCGGGTGGATGATTTTGGAGCGGCGGAGGTTGAAGAGTCGCTCGAAGCAGATAGCCAGAGCGGCGATGGAGCAGAAGAGTATAGGGTACATGACGACTCCTCCGCGCCGGAAAAGGCTGAGGACCGCCCAGCCCTCATCACCGCCCGTTGGGACCGGTTTCTGTTGGGCCAGAGCAGGCAACACCCAGGGTGCGAATATTAGAACGAATAGAGCAAGGCTCGCGGCGATGATTAGGCGCCTGGTCATGCTTATAGTCCTCCGTTGGTTGAGCGCCTCTTGAATGATTTGACCCACCAAGGGCGAATTAAGAAAAACCCCCGCCGGTTATTTCCGCAGGGGGAATATCCATATGTTCGCCGCCCGATTTCGGTGGGCCCATCTTAATCTTCCCTCGGGGCGACGCTTGAACTCCCAACTCCAACTATGCCCGTTTGTAGCATAGGGCTTGAAAGAGTGTCAAGCCTAAATCCGATTGTAATGCGTTGACAGGACCTTCCCTCTCGATTAGCATCACGAGCGTGGGGGGTTCATAGAGAGTGAGGAAGGAAGGCGTAGCGGTCTTGGTCGCGGCTTTAACGGCCTCTATGGCTCTGGCTGCGGGGTGCGCCACCGAGACGGGTCGCGGAACCCTCGGCGGCCTCGTCTACGGCTCAATGGTAGGCACCTCCATCGCTCCCGGCATCGGCTCTGCCATCGGTGCGGGCGTTGGGATGGTCGCCGGGGCGATTGAAGGAACCCAGAAAGAAGAGGTCGAGAAGGCTAGAGAGGAAGCATACCGCCGGGCGTTTTATCCCACAGAAGGTGAAATTTCGAGAACGGCCGCCGCCCGACGGGAGGGTGCTCCTTTCTCAAGCGAGTCGGGGCAGGCCTCCGACAGCTTCAGCAATCTCCTCGCTCTCCAGGACGACCAACCCATCGTCTCCATGCTAGAGAGAGAAGTCCACGAGACTGAGTCGCCGGGCCGGGTCGCGGGCAAGCCGGAGGCCGAAGCGGTGGCGATGGCCTCGGACGTTGCGAACCTATACCAGGAGTTGAGCGAGGTCCGCCGGGAGCGTAGCGACCTGGAAGCTCGGGTGGGCCTTCTCGCCGCGCTCCTAGAGGAATACGACCGGTCCGGCCGGACCTCCAAAGCCCTGCTGGAGAAGATGGAGGAGGCGCTGGGACGACCTCCCAGGAATGATGTCGCCTCACCAGCGGGCCAGGAAAGCCCCGAGCTCCTCTACCTTCAGCAGGAATACGAGATCGCCCTCAGGATTGGAAACGCTCCCCTTGCCGAGGCGCTTGCCCGCCGCTTCGAGCGCCTGGCGGGCCGAAGGCCTCATCGGAGCCCCCTATCGTCTCCGCCGCCTCTGCCCACTAGACGATAAGGAGCCTTCACTCGCATAGGCTTAAGAGAGTTGGATAAGAGGGGCAGGGTAGGGGGCCATTCATCCGATGGACAAACCGAGCGTTCAGGTCGATAGAGAGGCATTTGAGGCAGCGGCCCTGCCGCACCTCGACGCCTGCTACGGGTTTGCCCTGCGCCTGACCCGAAACGTGGAGGAAGCCGAGGACCTCGTTCAAGACGCGATCCTTCGGGCCCTACAGTACTTCCATCGCTTTGAGCCCGGCACAAATTTCAGAGCCTGGATATTCAAAGTCCTCCTGAACACCTTCATCAACTCCTACCGCAAGGGCGCGGCGGCGAGGGAAGGCCCCTCTTCCCATAACCTGGAGCTGTTGCACGAACGGATGGTCGGCACGCAGGGGCCCCA from Nitrospinota bacterium carries:
- a CDS encoding biopolymer transporter ExbD, with the translated sequence MQFRKEAEEDYSLQLTPLIDVIFLLLIFFMVSTAFIDFTRRLDIQLPEAKAAQVIEKVKSFIIEMGIDKRIHLNGKLVTFDELEVELKRQMKTAKRGSAIIKADKRLPYGDVVKVMGFVKDAQIRDIGVAVQ
- a CDS encoding MotA/TolQ/ExbB proton channel family protein: MTRRLIIAASLALFVLIFAPWVLPALAQQKPVPTGGDEGWAVLSLFRRGGVVMYPILFCSIAALAICFERLFNLRRSKIIHPEFLEDIQRHWYRHDVSKAIEACQEWDISIARILRGGLMRFEYGFLEMERAIEGAGNHEAGLLVSNLRVLGAIANLAPMLGLLGTVMGMIKAFNVISQSGTGNPGLVAGGIAEALITTASGLVVGIPALALYHVFRGRVDKYVFEMEEISLKLLEELAYRAKEVAKEEG
- a CDS encoding sigma-70 family RNA polymerase sigma factor → MDKPSVQVDREAFEAAALPHLDACYGFALRLTRNVEEAEDLVQDAILRALQYFHRFEPGTNFRAWIFKVLLNTFINSYRKGAAAREGPSSHNLELLHERMVGTQGPHPSSDPERAAIGRQAARALHEALEKLPEAFRTVVHLADIEGCAYKEIASIVGCPIGTVMSRLHRARRLLQAALVPHAPHRISTTTPKEEESGESGRAGSQKESL